Within the Prochlorococcus sp. MIT 1300 genome, the region CAAGAAACCAAAAAGGAACTACTAATTCTTTGGACTGATTACTTCAAACCAGAGCATTTAGCCACCTTCCCAGACCTTCATGACACCTTCTGGAAAGCTGCAAAATTATGTAGTGCTTGCAAGGTCAACATTGATCAAGAAAAAGCCCAAGAGCTAATGAGCTCTGTGGAGAAAATCCACAACATGTTTTGGCAATCAAAAGGTCGTTCTGACGCCTGGGACACTGCAAGTTAATTTAAAAAAAGGCTTTAACCAGCCTGATCCAAACTGGTTGTTTCTTGCAAAGATACTAAGTGGGAGCCTTAGACATTGTCGTGTTGAAGGCTATTCAATGCTGCCAACACTTGCTCCTAAGGATATCGTTATCTTCCGTCCAACAAATGAACAAGATTTATCTCTAAAAGAAGGTTGTTTAGTTGTTGTAAGCCACCCGCTTAAACCAGAAGTATTAATGATTAAACGTATCTACCGATTAACACAACATGGATTTGATCTGAGAGGTGATAACGAAGTGGGAAGTATCGATAGCAGACAATTTGGGTTGGTCAACAATTTTTGCCTGAGAGGTATTGTCGAACAAGTCTTTAAAGTTCAAACAGCTCAAATAGGACCATTTGGTTCATTTAAAAAATTAAAGCAGAAGTTTTTTGAAGCCAAAAGAATCCTGTTACAACTGATAGCCCACCAGTAAGTCCAATAATGACTGGAAATCTCCTTCTTCCAGCATACACAGTTGCATTAGAAATCACTAAAACAAAAGCTCCCATTGCTGCAACTGAACCAAACAAAAACGCAGTCATATATAGCACTGCCCCGAACGCAGGAAGAGCCAATGCTGGTATAACTGCAAGCAAATGGCTGGCACCTGCTAAACCATGGAGGACACCAAGGCTGGTAGCAGCATGACTATGACTTAGGTGTCCTTTATCACCTCTGAAATGCATGTGTAGATGCTTATGGGAGGTATTCTCATCATGCATATGCTTATGACTATGTATATAAAATCCTAAAGAGCTTCTAATAGCTAAAGCACCTATAACAAGCAGCAATAAGCCAACAGTAAATTCTGCAAAGGTAGAAAGTTTTTCAATCTGAGCAATGTCCTTAAAAAGTATTGCTAGTCCTGACAAAAGCAATACGCCTGTTGAATGTCCAAGGCCCCAAGCCATACCACCTTTCAATGCTTTGGCTGGGCTCTTTAAAGAGCTTGGCGCCATGGCCACAAGATGATCGGCACCCCCTACAACATGAAGTGCACCTGCAGCAAAGCCTGTAAGGACGCTGATTAACATAGAAAAACAATGAACAAACTAATTTTGTCTAATTGCATCAGTTT harbors:
- the sodX gene encoding nickel-type superoxide dismutase maturation protease; the protein is MFLAKILSGSLRHCRVEGYSMLPTLAPKDIVIFRPTNEQDLSLKEGCLVVVSHPLKPEVLMIKRIYRLTQHGFDLRGDNEVGSIDSRQFGLVNNFCLRGIVEQVFKVQTAQIGPFGSFKKLKQKFFEAKRILLQLIAHQ
- a CDS encoding hydantoin utilization protein A, with the protein product MLISVLTGFAAGALHVVGGADHLVAMAPSSLKSPAKALKGGMAWGLGHSTGVLLLSGLAILFKDIAQIEKLSTFAEFTVGLLLLVIGALAIRSSLGFYIHSHKHMHDENTSHKHLHMHFRGDKGHLSHSHAATSLGVLHGLAGASHLLAVIPALALPAFGAVLYMTAFLFGSVAAMGAFVLVISNATVYAGRRRFPVIIGLTGGLSVVTGFFWLQKTSALIF